The following is a genomic window from Geoalkalibacter halelectricus.
ATCTCGAACAGCAGGAAAATGGCGGTCATGGGCGCATGGGTGGCCGCCGAGAGAAAGGCGCCCATGCCAACCAGGGCAAAGGCCCCGGGCGAGACGTTGAGGGCCGGAAAAAACATCTGCACCAATTTGCCGAAGGCCCCGCCGGTGACCGCGCCGATGTAGAGGGCCGGGGCGAACAGGCCGCCGGGCAGGCCCGAACCCAGGGTGATGGAGGTCGCCAGGGCCTTCATCAGCACCAGGGCGGCGAGCAGGTACCAGACGCCGTCGCCGTGCAGCACCCGCTCCATGAAATGGTAGCCGTTGCCGAACACCTGGGGGAAACCGATGCCGAGCAGCCCCACCAGCAGCCCGCCGAACACCGGCTTGGCCAGGCGATGCATGCGCAGCCGATCAAAGGCGTCCTTGACGCGGCCGTGCAACTCGATGAAGCCCGCCGCGAGTACGCCGACGATCATGCCTAGGGCGACGTAGAAGAGCAGCTCCCAGTGACTGCCCAGGGAATACAGGGGCACGGCAAAAGCGGGAATGTTGCCGAGCAGCGCGCGCGACACCACGGTGCTCATGCCGCTTGCGACCACGATGTAGGTGAAGCTCGACAATTGAAAGGACGACAGCAGCACGATCTCCGCGGCAAAGAACACCCCGGCGATGGGCGCGTTGAAGGTCGCCGCCACCCCGCCCGACACACCGCAGGCCACCAGCACCTTGAGATGATCGCCGCTAACGCGAAAGGCCTGGCCGAACTGGCTGCCCACCGCCCCGCCGATCTGGGCGATGGGCCCCTCCTGGCCGGCCGAGCCGCCGGTGCCGATGGTGATGGCCGAGGCCGCGCCGCGGGTGAAGATGGTGCGCAGGGGAATTTTCGCACCGCGCAGGTTGACGTGCTCGAGAAAGCGCGCAAAGCCGTAGCGCATGTCCTTGGCGAAAAAAATCCCGAAGGGGATCAGCAACAGGCCGCCGATGACCGGAAAGACGAACACCAGCAGCCGCCCCCAGCTCCATTCATCATGGCTCGCACCAAGCAGGAGGAAGCCGCGCTCCAGGACCGCCCATTCGAAAAACTCGATGGTCATGCGGAAGGCGTAGTTGCACAGCCCCGAAAGCAGGCCGATGATCACCGCCATGACCAGCATGAAGGTGTTTTCGCTGATGCGAAAGCGGCGCTGCCAGGCAGTGATCGCCTGGCGCAGCCATCCGGATAGGGTCTTGGACAGGGAGGAAAATGAAGGGCTCACGGGCTCGGAGTCGGGGCGTCGCCGCAACGGCGCCTAAAGAGGGGTTCGGGTCGGGAATTCTTCACAATTTGGGCGCGACCAGGCAAAGAACCGGAAAATTAATCCAAAAAGTCATGCTATTGTCTTTAAGCAGTGAAATCAACCCGAAAATCCCCCGTGGAGCCTGTTCATTGGCGGCATTGCCAGACACCTGAGGAATCAGCGGTTGACAGCCCTGGCCATGGCGGGGTATCAACGGCATTGGAATCAACCAACAAACCTTTTATTTCTCTACCGGGAGCCATCATGCGCCGTTTCGCCGCTGCCTTGCTGCTGATATTGAGTTCCTGGTTCTTCGGGGGCTGCGGTGAAAGCGACGACCCGACGGCGCCCAACACCTTCACGCCCCTCACCGCCATCGAGATTTCCGCGCCGCTCACCCGTCTCGCCCAGGGCACTTCCACGCCCCTGAGGGCCACCGGCAATTTTTCCGGTCGCTTCAATCGCGACATCACCGCCGACGTGCTCTGGTCCTCCGACAATCCAGAGGTGGCCGAGGTCAGCAATCAATCCCCTACGCGCGGCCGAGTGACCGCACTGACCCCCGGCAGTGTCCTGATCCGCGCCGAGCTTGACGGCATCAGCGAAACCATTGAGATCTCAGTGACCGATGATCCCATCACCGGCCTGGTGATTGAGCCGGACCAGGTCGAAGTGCCCCAAGGACTCAGCAGACAACTTAAAGCGGTTGGCTCCTTTGCCGGCGGCGACCAGGATCTGACCTTTGATGTCGTCTGGTCATCCCAGAATTCAGCCGTCGCCGAGGTTTCCAACGCTCTTGATGCCAAGGGTCTGTTGCGGGGCATAGCCCCCGGAGATACCCAGGTCAGCGCCGCTTTCGACGGGACCGAAGCGACGCTTGCGGTGACGGTGACGGAAGCACAGCTCCAAAGCCTGCGGATCGCACCCACTGATCCGACCCTGGCCAATCTGGTCATCTTTGATTTTGAGGCCATCGGTACCTTTTCTTCCGGTGAAGAACTCGACCTCACCAACGATGCCCAATGGTCCTCGGGCAACACCGCCACCGCACGCGTCGGCAACACACAGCCGGACAAGGGCCGGGTCACCACCCTCGTCCCCGGTACCACAACCATCACCGCGCGTCTTTCAGACCTCACCGCCGTGAACAATCTCAACGTGGTCGGCTCACCGGCCGTCGGCCTGAGCCTGACCCCCAGCCAGCCGATCTTGGCCCTTGACACCAGCCTGCAAATGGAAGCCCGCGCGTTGCTTCAAACCGGCGGCACCCGGGAGGTTTCGGAACTCGTGACCTGGACCTCATCCTCCCCCAATGTCGCCACTATCAGCAACGCTCCCGGTCAGCGCGGCCTGATTCGGGCGCAGAGTGCCGGCGAAGCGCAAATATTGGCCGTTCTGGGCGAGTTTGAGGTTGATGTGCGCCTTGTGGTCAGTGCCACCAACTTTAGCGCGCTGGAAATTGTTCCCCTCGAAGCCTTGGCGCTGCCCCTCGGTACCTCGCACATGTTCAGTGTGCGTGGGGTTTTTCCCAACGGCACACGGCAGGACATCACCCGCGACGCAACTTGGAGCAGCAGCGCACCCAACATTGCCGAGGTGCGCAACGAGGAGCCCGAAAAAGGCCGGGTGCAAGGGATGGCCGTTGGGGATACGCAGATCCAGGTTGTCTTCGGCAACCTCAATCAACAGCGCAGTCTGAGAGTTGAGAATCTCCATCTGGAAGATTTGAATCTTTCGCCGACCAACCGTCGCCTCACCGCGGGACAAACCCTGCAATTCACCGCAACGGGCCGCTTCAGCGATGGCCTGAACCGTGACCTCACCCGCGACGCGACCTGGTCGAGCAGCCAATCCGATATTGCTGCGATCAGCAACGAACGCGCCTTTCAGGGCCTGGCCCTCGGCCTGAGGCTCGGGCAAACGCTGATCCGAGCCCGATTCAACGACGTTGAAATCGAAACGCCCCTCCTCGTTGACACTGCTCCTTAGGGTTTCACCGCCACACCGCGCCCAACCGCACCAAGGGCCATCAGACCTTAAGCTATCAGGGAAAGGAACACACCATGCCCGCACGCGTTCTCCGCTTGACACTTTTGCTGCTTGTGCTGACGGCTGTGCCCCTTCACGCAGCCGAGGAAGGGTTTTATCTCAGCGCCTGGGGCGGCGGCACCTTGCTCGACGAAGCCAAGGTGCGCGGGCAGCAGGGCAGCTTCAATGTGGATTTCGACGGCGGCACCGCCTTCGGCGCCGCCCTTGGCTACGATTTCGCCGACCGCTACCCGCAGATCGGCCAGGGCCGCATGGAATTGGAATGGAGCTACCGCAGCAACTCCCTCAAGGACGCGCGCTTTACCGACAGTCGACTGGTCGCCGACGGCGATATCACCGTGTGGAGCCTCATGGTCAACAGCTTCGCAGAGTTTCACGGCACCCGCCCCTGGCTGCCCTACATCGGTCTCGGCGGCGGCTATGCGCGCCTCTCCGTGGACAACGCACGCCTCGCCGGCGACCCTCTCGGCGATGACAGTGACGACGTCTTCGCCTACCAATTCGGCGGCGGGCTCGGCTACCAGATCAACAACCAACTCACCCTCGACCTCGGCTACCGCTATTTCGCCACCCTCGACGCCACCCTGCGCCTCGCCGACCAATCCAGCGTCGACTGGAATTATCGCGCCCACACCCTGCTCCTCGGTCTGCGCCTGACTTTCCGCTAGAAGAGCGGCCAGAGAACGCAGACTTCCCCCAATCAAGGGACGTTGTTTCCCCGTCAACTATCTTCCTCCCGACCAACGCTTCTGTTTCAATCTTTCCGGCCCTTAGTAAACAAGGAAACAACGTCCCCCGATTGTGGGACTTTTCAGACTTGAACGGCGTGCTATGGTTTTAGAGTCGCATTCACAGGAGGCTTGCCATGTTTCAATCCGCCGAACTCGGCCATCGCCTGGAAAAGAAAGCCTATGAGGAACAGGTGCCCCGGTTGCGCGAGGCGCTGCTGGAGGCGCAGATGGAGTTGGGAGACAAAGCGCAGTTTCCGGTGATTCTGGTGCTGGCCGGAGTGGAGGGCGCGGGCAAGGGCGAAACTCTTAAGATTCTCAATGAATGGATGGACCCGCGCTTCATCGCCGGCCACGCCCTGGGTCCCCCCAGCGACGAGGAACGCGAACGCCCGCCCATGTGGCGCTACTGGCGTCGGCTGCCGCCCAAGGGCAGGATCGGCATCTTTCTCGGCAGCTGGTACACCCAGCCGATATTGGCCCGTACTTACGAGCGCTGCGGCCATGCCGAGCTCGACCAGGCCATGGACCGCATTCTGCGTTTCGAGCGCATGCTCGCCGATGAGGGCGCGCTGATCCTCAAGGTCTGGCTTCATCTCTCTCAGCAGGCCCAGCGCGAGCGCTTCACCGAGTTGGAAAGCAAAAAAGCCACGCGCTGGCGCGTAACACCCGAGGACTGGCGCCAGCATGAGCACTACGACGCCCTGCGCCGCGCTGCCGAGCACGCCCTGCGTCAAACCAGTACTGCCGACGCGCCCTGGCTGGTGGTGGAGGGCGCCGATCCACGCTATCGCCACCTGGCCGTGGGCCAGGCCCTGCTCGCCGCCCTCCAGCAGCGTCTGGCCGCCGCGCCGCCGGCCCATTCGCGCCAGCCCGCCCCCCCGGCCCTTCCGGCCATCAACGGCCTGACCCTGGTGCAAAGCCTCGACCTTTCCAAGCAATTGGCCAAAAAGGATTATGACCAGCAACTGGAAAAGTACCAGGGCCGCCTCAACCTGCTGCTGCGCAAACGGGCCTTTGCCAAGAAGTCGCTGATCCTGGTCTTCGAGGGCTTCGACGCCGCCGGAAAGGGCGGTGCGATCCGGCGCGTGACCGCGGCCCTCGACGCGCGCCGATATCGGATTTTGCCCATCGCCGCGCCGAGCGACGAGGAACGCGCCCAGCCCTACCTGTGGCGCTTCTGGCGGCACCTGCCGCGCCACGGCCGGGTCGCCATCTTCGATCGCTCCTGGTATGGCCGGGTGCTGGTCGAGCGCGTCGAAGGCTATTGCGAGGTCGCCGACTGGATGCGCGCCTACGGCGAAATCAACGACTTCGAGGAGCAACTGGTGCGCAACGGAGCGATGGTGGCCAAATTCTTTCTCGTTATCGACAAGGATGAGCAACTTAAACGCTTCAAGGCCCGTGAACAGACCAACTTCAAGCGTTTCAAGATCACCGAGGAGGATTGGCGCAACCGCGAGAAATGGGACGATTACGAACAGGCAGTGTGCGACATGGTGGAGCGCACCTCCAGCGAGATCGCGCCCTGGACGCTGATCGAAGCCAACGACAAGCGCTTCGCGCGCGTGAAAGTGCTCAAGACGTTGTGCAAGTTGTTGGAGGAGAAACTCTAAACTCGATCTGAGCGGCCCGTAATTTCAAACAGGCAAGAGCTTGATTTTGACCATTCCGCTAAACAGTCCAAACAACGATGGGCAACCGGACCAGCGTCCGATTGCCCATCGTCATTTACAAAGAGAGTCCGACCCGCAACTCTCAGGCTTATTTATTTTGCTACCAATTTAAGGTTTAGGGCCATACACAATTTCGTACCCTTGGTACCTTTCAGCAATGGGCTCTTCCGTGTACAGCTTGACCTCCCAGGGCCAAATAGCGTTGTAAACCCCGTCCTTGACGGCCCAGATATAATCCTCCGGCTCAAGCCCCAAGCTTCTGCGCTTGATTTCGCCGTTGTCGACATAAAACACTGAGGAGAAGACATGGGACTTTCTGGCACTACGGCCCCCATTACCACCAAAGAATGATGGGTTGTCGTCCCAGTCGTTACCATAAGCCGGCCACCCTGCAGCACCATTGAAAATATCGAGGATGGCGGTGGTGCCGCCGTGACAATTTGCGCACATGTTTTGGCGGGTGTCCTTGAGACGCAGGGTTCCATTGAAAACCTCTGTAGTTGTGCGCAGCAGGTTTGTGTTCGCAAGGCTGCCCCTGCTTCCTACGCCGTGGGCGTTGTGGCAATCAAAGCAAGCCTGACCACCGTGGAAGGACTGTTGCTTGCCCTCGATTTCAAGGTGGATATATTCGCTCAGACGAATATCCATATCCTGCTGATGGTCGCGGCGTCCCTTGCCGTCGGCTGAGACCGCGCGGCTGCCCTCGCCCCAGGCGGGCCGGACATAATCCATGACGTCGGTATAGACATGCTCTCCGAGCACGAAACCGCGATTGTCGTTCGCACCACCGCCAAACATGGTGTTACCGTTGGTCCGGGTGTGGCACTGCTCGCAGACCATCTTGCGGTGTTCGCCGGTCAGCTTGTCCGGATGAATGATGTGTTCCGCCCGAGCGGTCCTGGCGTGCCGCGCACCGGGGCCGTGACAGGATTCGCAGGATATGCGGATATCGGCGATAAACAGATCCTTGAGGTGGTCACGTTCCCCCTCTTTGAATTCTTCCTTGGCATCGTTCCAGGCTTTAGGGTCAAAACCCGTGGTGTGGCAGCCTATGCAGCGCTCCTGCCACGAGCGGTGTTCGCTGTAATTGTTGGGGCTGGCACGCAAAACCTCCCGATCGAGTTGCACTTCGATAAACAGAAAGTTATAGCCGGCGCGGTCTTTATTGCCCGGGAAGGTGAAAAGTTTCGGCGTTCCGCTACTCGGATCACCCGGTTTATAGAGCACTTCACCAGCTAGCAGGGGCAGATTCCCATTGCCTCCCCCCGCAGCCCAAGTTTCTTCGGTCATTATTTCATAGCGGATCCCGCCGTTGCGGGTATAGGCCAGATAAGCACTTTCTACCTCGCTGCCGTCGTAATAAACGGCATAACGCTGCTTGCGGGTGGCGCCGACGACGATGGCCACGTCCTCCTCAAGGTCAAAGGTGTCTGCGGTAAGGATAAGATCATTATTTCTAAAAGCTAAAAGGCCGCCGAGCTCGTCACGATTGGCATCGCGAAAGGAATTCTCGGCGGTACTCGACCCCACCTGGTCCAGGATCATGTGTGCCAACAATTTGTCCCAATTTTCGATCGTCCAGGGGTTGACGTTTTTAAGGCCGGCATTCTGGCCCTCGAAAGCCGGGCCATAGGTGGCTTTCAGGGTGTGCCAACTATCTTTCCATTCCGAATGAATATCCAAATGGCAAAGCACGCATGAATCTGGACCGGCAAAGACGCCGGACAATTCCACCTGATCCGTAGGGACAGGCAGATCTCCCGAATCGGATCCGCAACCGGCGAGCATCAGTGGACCCGCAAGCAGCAGAGACATAATCAAAAACAAGCTTCTTTTCTTCATTGGTTCTAACCTCCTTGGTTGTTGATCCCTTGACTCCCTTTGGTGCTTCCCCTTTTCCAGGTTTTTCCCGTATTCCCTATTTTTTTACATAGTGCTTTACGGGCCTGAAAGTACACCTCGGCTTCCCTCTTACAGGTGACATTGGTTGCAGGTTTTGGCGTTGCTTGCGTTCTTTAGCCTCCCCGCTCTATCCCTCCATCCCTTGCCATGGGGATTAATGCCACCCATGCCGTGGCAGTTGAGGCAGACATCGCCGCCGGGGTGGCAAGATTGGCAGGTTGCCAAACTGCGCCGTGCTTCGCGGGCATGCCCGAGCGACCATTCGTGAAAACTCGGAGCAACGGTATCGGTGGTATGGCATTGGTCACAATTTCCGGCCGGTGCTCCCGCATGGAAGTTACTACCATCACGAAACGCGAAGGTGCGCGCATGGGAAGGCCCGCTCGCGCGACCGGTGCGGCCGCGGAAATCGGCGTGGCAGTCCATGCAGAAGCTCGACTCGTGGCAACTCGCGCAGAGTTGCTGGTTGGTGCGCGCGGCGATGGGATGGGTGATGTGGAAGTCGCTGCTGTGCACGTTGATCATGGCGTTGCCGAAATCGCCCTGCTCATCGGCGAAGCCGGCTTTGTGGCAATCGAGGCAGAAGCTCTGCTGGTGGCAGGCCGCGCAGTCCATGGCGCCGCTTTTGGCTTCGCTGCGGTGGTTGAGTGCCCACACCGGACCATGGGTCTTGATGGCGCCCAGGGTGGTCATCTCGCCGTACTCGGGATCGTGGCAATCCAGACACACGGCCTTGTCGGGAATGATGCTCGGGGCATCGGGCAGATGGCAGGCATCGCAGGAGATGCCCGGGAAGTAATCCTCGAGATGGGCGCGGTGGTCGAAACGCATGCCCCAGACCAGGCTTGCGCTCACCAGCAGCAGCACGAGGCTCAAGAGTACTTTACGCGTCATATCCAAAACTCCTTGCCGTTAAAAGAGAACGTTGAGGCGGATGCGACCGCGGTTGTAGTAATCCCACAGATCGCTCTCGATCCGCTCCACCTTGGCCTGCAGGTTGACCGCGCGGGTGATGAACACCGTGCCGTCGACCCAGAAGCGCTTGGCGGTGGTTTCGTCCTTGCCGGAGTCGATGTCGAAGAAGTTGATCTGGCGATCAAAGACATCGACCTCAAGCCCCGCGCCGGCGAGCACGCGCTGGTTGAACAGATACGAGCCGCGCGCCTTGAAGCCGCGCAGATCCTGCCCGTCGCTGTCGCTGCGGTAAACCCCGGAGAGATAACCGGCCCAGCGCGCGGTGCGCAGCTTCTCGATACCGGCCTCAAAGACGTTGGCGTTGGAGAATTCAGGATAGATCTCGTGGGTGTAGCGGCCAAAGGCGCGCCAGCCCGGAACGATGGTGTAGTTGAGTTCGGCGAGGATTTCCTCGTACTCGTCCACCGCGAACACCGAGAAGATGGAGGTGGCAGAGAACACCGGCAGGGAGTAGAGATACTCAAGGCGCGCGTTCCAGCGGGGATTCTGATAGTACTTGGCGCCGAGCAGGAAGTAGCTCACGCGATCGGAGAGATAATCGTACTGGGTTTCGCTGTAGAGATGCAGGGCTTCGAACAGGTCGAGTTCGGCGTTGAGGCCGAAGAGTTCCTGGCCGAGATTGCCGCCGTCCCACTTGGAGACGTAGGAGAGGCCCAGGTGCAGGCTCTTGTCGAAGAAGGCGCCGGCGATCTCGCCGCCGACGATGGCGTCCTTGGCGTTGTAGCCCTCGTAGTAGGTCACGTCGCCACCGCCGAACACACTCAGGCGGTAGTTGTCGAGAAAGCCGTAGTCGAGACGCAGACCGTCCATGAGCGAGGCGCCCGCGGTGGTGGTGATGAACTGGCGGCCCAGCCGCGCGTCCAGGGTGTCGAGAAACAGACCCTGTTTTTCCACATAGGCGAAGTACAGCCGGCTTTTCGCCGAGGCGTTGCGCTCGCCGGCCAGATCGTCGCCGAGGCGTCCGTACATGCGAAAGTCATAGCCCTGGTCGGCGATGTCGAGGACGTTGAGTTGCAGATACTGAAAGACCGGAACGATGGTGTGCTCGTTGGCGCTGTCGAACCATTCGACAACCGTGCTGGTGCGGCCGGATACCTTGGCCCCCAGGGCGTCGCCGACCGGCCACAGGGCCAGGGTGGCCAATGCCAGAGCGCATGTGAGCCCTTGCCAAATTTTCATGGTGTCTCCTTCCCTCTCGTGCAAATGGGGTAAACGCCTAGCTGATTCCACGGGTTGAGCGTTGCGCCGCCGGGCGTTCAACCGCCAGGCTTTTCAAGCCGAACCACCTTCAGCTCGGCGAAGTGACTCCCTTCGTCGGTGGCAGAAACGGAGAGTCACTTAACCCAGGATTTATTAATTGACATTTTAGAGAGGAGGCTAATCTGAATTCCAGATAAATAGGACTGACAAATGAGATTGGTTTTGTGAAAAAAAGTTCACATCATGAAAAAAGGAGGGGGAACGGTGGGGATTGGAGGGCTAGGAACCAAGGCGGCGCATGAGAAACTGCACGCATTCCAGAACCTGGCGGCCGCGCGCGGTGAGTTGATAGAGCTTCTGATCCTGATCGATGAAACCGGCCTCGCGCAGGACCTTGAGGTGGAAATTGACCTTGGTGTGATCGGAGATGTCCAGGTGCCGGCAGATCTCCATGAACCGCAGGGGCCCGCAGGCTCGGAGGCCGAATAAAATCTGCCGCCGCAGGGCATTGGCCAGGCAGTTCAAGGCAGTTTCGGTGTCCGCGGCGGCGCCACATTCCTCGAACCTGGCTTCCTCGAGAACGCGCTTGACCGCGGCGAGCAACTCCTCACCCCGAAAGGGCTTGACCAGATAATCACTGGCCCCCTGGCGCATGGCGTCCACGGCGTTTTCCGTGGTGGAAAAGGCGGTGATCATGATGACCCTGGTTCCCGGCGCCAGCTCGCGAATGCGCGACAGGGCCTCCATGCCGTTCATGCCCGGCATGACCAGATCGAGAAGTACTACAGCGAAGGGTTCATCGGCCAGAAGCGTCAAAGCCTGCTCGGCGCGCCCCCGCCCAGCAACGGCGAAGCCCGCGCCTTGCAGAATTTCCATCATGCTTTCACGCAAATCCTGGTCGTCATCCACTACCAAAATTTTTTCCACCTTCATCTCCTTGTCGGTGCAGGGGAAAATAAAGCCTCACCTCGGTGCCGGCCGCCGTGCTGGACAATTCCATACGACCGCCGTGCAGTTCCATGATGCCGTAGCAGATGGAAAGCCCCAGACCGGTGCCCCGGCCGACCTCCTTGGTGGTGAAAAACGGCACCATGACGCGCCCAAGGTTTTCCGCCGAAATGCCCTCGCCTTGGTCGGCAATCTTAACAACCACCTCATTATGCACCACTAAACTCTCTATGACAATGGCGGCGCCGGGCGTCGAGGCGTCCATGGCGTTGATGTAGAGGTTGAGAAAAACCTCCTCGATCTTCCAGGGAACGCCCCACACCGCGGGCAGGACGGCTTTCTTGATACGAAAATCGAATTCCAGGCGCCGGGAACCGATCAAGGTCAGGCTTGAGTCGATCAGCTCATTGATGTCGACTTGTTCGAACTGATCTTCCTTCTCGCGGGAAAAACTCAGCAATTCACGGGCGATATGAGAGGCGCGCTCGATGTTGCGCTCGATGAAGGTAAACCGTTTGTGCAGCTTGGGCGAAGCATCGTTATTCAACACCTCGCCCTTGAGCATCTCCACGTTGAGGGCGATATTGCTCAAGGGATTGTTGATCTCGTGAACGATGCCCGCGGCCAGCCTGCCGATGGCATTGAGTTTTTCCGTCTGGGCGAGACGATTCAGGCGCTCCTCCAGCAGGGTGTTTTGCTCAAGGTCGAAAACATGCAGGGCCGACATGAGAAAGTGCAGGATGACAAAGGCGGATATACCGCGCAGCAGCTCGACGGGAATGGCCGGCGGAAAAAGAACCGTACCCGAGGGGATCAGGCCGGTCAGGACGGCGTAAGCGATGAGAGCCAGACCGGCACCGCGAAAGCCCCGGGCGGCGCGGGCACTGGTCGAAGCCGTGGAGCGGGCAAAAGCAAACAGCCCCACCCCTGCCGCGACGGCGGCGGGGAACCCGATCAGATTGCGGCCGCGCAGGTCGCTGTAGTGAAAGAACTCGGCAAGGGAACCTACATCGTGCAGCCCCAGGGAAACCAGTGCACCCGCCAACAACACCAGGGGCGTGGCGATCAGCGCTGAGCGCCGGCGCGGATAAATCGACGCCAGCAGGCTCAGACCGAAAGCCATCAGAAACAGATAGGAGACGAGCTTCACCGTCAGCTTGAGGCCAGTAAAGAAAACCAGGGCGGGCTTGGAAAGCTCGGTCGCCTCCAGAATGACAAACAATTCAAGCCATTCGTTGCC
Proteins encoded in this region:
- a CDS encoding sensor histidine kinase, which codes for MGDDLYFFLLYLFYGLAFYSMGVAVVSVKTRSSRLKVAPLLWLFALFAFLHAGNEWLELFVILEATELSKPALVFFTGLKLTVKLVSYLFLMAFGLSLLASIYPRRRSALIATPLVLLAGALVSLGLHDVGSLAEFFHYSDLRGRNLIGFPAAVAAGVGLFAFARSTASTSARAARGFRGAGLALIAYAVLTGLIPSGTVLFPPAIPVELLRGISAFVILHFLMSALHVFDLEQNTLLEERLNRLAQTEKLNAIGRLAAGIVHEINNPLSNIALNVEMLKGEVLNNDASPKLHKRFTFIERNIERASHIARELLSFSREKEDQFEQVDINELIDSSLTLIGSRRLEFDFRIKKAVLPAVWGVPWKIEEVFLNLYINAMDASTPGAAIVIESLVVHNEVVVKIADQGEGISAENLGRVMVPFFTTKEVGRGTGLGLSICYGIMELHGGRMELSSTAAGTEVRLYFPLHRQGDEGGKNFGSG